The Streptomyces sp. NBC_00344 genome includes a window with the following:
- a CDS encoding Leu/Phe/Val dehydrogenase codes for MTDVTGAPVDVLHTLFHSDQGGHEQVVLCQDRASGLKAVIAIHSTALGPALGGTRFYPYASEEAAVADALNLARGMSYKNAMAGLDHGGGKAVIIGDPEKIKTEELLLAYGRFVASLGGRYVTACDVGTYVADMDVVARECAWTTGRSPENGGAGDSSVLTAFGVFQGMRASAQHLWGDPTLRGRTVGIAGVGKVGHHLVEHLLADGADVVITDVREETVRRVTGTHPGRVTAVADTEALIRVPGLDIYAPCALGGALNDTSVPVLTAKVICGAANNQLAHPGVEKDLADRGILYAPDYVVNAGGVIQVADELHGFDFDRCKAKAAGIFDTTLAIFARAKADGIPPAAAADRIAEQRMDEARSH; via the coding sequence GTGACCGATGTGACCGGCGCTCCTGTCGACGTACTGCACACCCTGTTCCACTCGGATCAGGGGGGACACGAGCAAGTCGTGCTCTGCCAGGACCGCGCCTCCGGCCTCAAGGCCGTGATCGCCATCCACTCCACCGCCCTGGGCCCGGCCCTCGGCGGTACGCGCTTCTATCCGTATGCGAGTGAGGAAGCAGCCGTGGCAGACGCGCTGAACCTCGCCCGCGGCATGTCGTACAAGAACGCCATGGCCGGTCTGGACCACGGCGGCGGCAAGGCCGTGATCATCGGCGATCCCGAAAAGATCAAGACCGAAGAGCTGCTGCTGGCCTACGGCCGCTTCGTCGCCTCGCTCGGTGGCCGATACGTCACCGCCTGCGATGTCGGGACCTATGTCGCCGACATGGACGTCGTGGCGCGTGAGTGCGCGTGGACGACCGGGCGTTCCCCCGAGAACGGCGGCGCCGGCGACTCGTCGGTACTCACCGCCTTCGGCGTCTTCCAGGGCATGCGGGCCAGCGCCCAGCACCTGTGGGGCGACCCCACGCTCCGCGGCCGTACGGTCGGCATCGCGGGTGTCGGCAAGGTCGGCCACCACCTGGTCGAGCACCTGCTGGCGGACGGCGCCGATGTCGTGATCACCGATGTACGGGAAGAGACCGTGCGCCGCGTCACCGGCACCCACCCGGGACGGGTGACCGCGGTCGCCGACACCGAGGCGCTGATCCGGGTGCCCGGCCTCGACATCTACGCCCCCTGTGCCCTGGGCGGCGCGCTGAACGACACGTCCGTGCCGGTGCTCACCGCCAAGGTGATCTGCGGTGCCGCCAACAACCAGCTCGCGCACCCGGGCGTCGAGAAGGACCTCGCGGACCGCGGGATCCTCTACGCGCCCGACTACGTGGTGAACGCGGGCGGGGTGATCCAGGTCGCCGACGAGCTGCACGGATTCGACTTCGACCGCTGCAAGGCGAAGGCCGCCGGGATCTTCGACACCACGCTGGCAATATTCGCTCGCGCAAAGGCTGACGGTATTCCGCCGGCTGCGGCGGCCGACCGGATCGCCGAACAGCGGATGGACGAGGCCCGCAGCCACTGA
- a CDS encoding DUF3073 domain-containing protein: MGRGRAKAKQTKVARQLKYSSGGTDLSRLANELGASPTSQPPNAEPFEDDEEEDDPYAQYADRYNEDQDEDDESGPSSQRRGA, from the coding sequence ATGGGGCGCGGCCGGGCAAAGGCCAAGCAGACGAAGGTCGCCCGCCAGCTGAAGTACAGCAGCGGCGGAACGGACCTGTCACGTCTGGCCAATGAGCTGGGCGCATCTCCTACGAGTCAGCCACCGAACGCGGAGCCGTTCGAGGACGACGAAGAGGAAGATGACCCGTACGCACAGTACGCGGATCGTTACAACGAGGATCAGGACGAGGACGACGAGTCCGGTCCTTCGTCTCAGCGCCGCGGCGCTTGA
- the purM gene encoding phosphoribosylformylglycinamidine cyclo-ligase, translating to MPPETSGASYAAAGVDIEAGDRAVELMKEWVKKTQRPEVLGGLGGFAGLFDASALKRYERPLLASATDGVGTKVDLARKMGVYDTIGHDLVGMVVDDLVVCGAEPLFMTDYICVGKVFPDRVAAIVKGIAEGCVLAGCALVGGETAEHPGLLGEHDFDVAGAGTGVVEADQLLGADRIRKGDAVIAMASSGLHSNGYSLVRHVVFDRAGWALDREIEEFGRTLGEELLEPTRIYSLDCLALTRTTQVHGFSHITGGGLANNLARVIPDGLHATVDRSTWTPGAVFEVVGKAGAVERLELEKTLNMGVGMMAVVPEESVDAALTTLADRGMDAWVAGEITERGAHTSGAELTGDYAK from the coding sequence ATGCCTCCTGAGACCAGTGGTGCCAGCTACGCAGCCGCAGGCGTCGACATCGAAGCCGGTGACCGAGCCGTAGAGCTGATGAAGGAGTGGGTGAAGAAGACGCAGCGCCCCGAGGTCCTCGGCGGCCTCGGTGGATTCGCCGGCCTCTTCGATGCCTCCGCGCTGAAGCGTTACGAGCGGCCGCTGCTCGCTTCGGCGACCGACGGTGTCGGTACGAAGGTGGACCTCGCCCGCAAGATGGGCGTCTACGACACGATCGGCCACGACCTGGTCGGCATGGTCGTCGACGACCTGGTCGTGTGCGGCGCCGAGCCGCTCTTCATGACCGACTACATCTGTGTCGGCAAGGTCTTCCCCGACCGCGTCGCCGCGATCGTGAAGGGCATCGCCGAAGGCTGTGTGCTGGCCGGCTGCGCGCTGGTCGGCGGCGAGACCGCCGAACACCCGGGGCTGCTCGGCGAGCACGACTTCGACGTGGCGGGCGCCGGTACCGGTGTGGTCGAGGCCGACCAGCTGCTGGGCGCGGACCGTATCCGCAAGGGCGACGCGGTCATCGCGATGGCCTCGTCGGGACTTCACTCCAACGGGTACTCACTGGTGCGCCATGTTGTCTTCGACCGGGCCGGCTGGGCGCTGGACCGGGAGATCGAGGAGTTCGGCAGGACCCTGGGGGAGGAGCTGCTGGAGCCCACCAGGATCTATTCGCTGGACTGCCTGGCGCTGACCCGTACGACCCAGGTGCACGGCTTCAGCCACATCACGGGCGGCGGACTGGCCAACAACCTCGCCCGGGTGATTCCGGACGGGCTGCACGCCACGGTCGACCGTTCGACCTGGACGCCAGGAGCGGTCTTCGAGGTCGTCGGCAAGGCCGGTGCGGTCGAGCGCCTGGAGCTGGAGAAGACACTGAACATGGGTGTCGGCATGATGGCCGTCGTCCCCGAGGAGTCGGTGGATGCGGCGCTGACCACACTCGCCGACCGGGGCATGGACGCCTGGGTGGCCGGGGAGATCACCGAGCGCGGCGCACACACCTCGGGCGCCGAGCTGACCGGGGACTACGCCAAGTAG
- the purF gene encoding amidophosphoribosyltransferase — MPRGDGRLNHDLLPGEKGPQDACGVFGVWAPGEEVAKLTYFGLYALQHRGQESAGIAVSNGSQILVFKDMGLVSQVFDETSLGSLQGHIAVGHARYSTTGASVWENAQPTFRATAHGSIALGHNGNLVNTAQLAKMVAELPKENGRSTQVAATNDTDLVTALLAGQNDADGKPLTVEEAAAKILPDVKGAFSLVFMDENTLYAARDIQGIRPLVLGRLERGWVVASESAALDICGAAFVREVEPGELIAIDENGLRTSRFADANPKGCVFEYVYLARPDTDIAGRNVYLSRVEMGRKLAAEAPADADLVIATPESGTPAAIGYAEASGIPYGSGLVKNAYVGRTFIQPSQTIRQLGIRLKLNPLKEVIRGKRLVVVDDSIVRGNTQRALVKMLREAGAAEIHIRISSPPVKWPCFFGIDFATRAELIANGMSVDEIGKSMGADSLAYISIDGMIEATTIAKPKLCRACFDGEYPMDLPDPELLGKQLLETELAAGPASTAAADALRRP, encoded by the coding sequence GTGCCTCGTGGTGATGGACGACTCAACCACGACCTGCTCCCCGGAGAGAAGGGCCCCCAGGACGCTTGTGGCGTCTTCGGTGTCTGGGCTCCGGGTGAAGAGGTCGCCAAGCTCACCTATTTCGGACTGTATGCCCTGCAGCACCGTGGACAGGAGTCCGCGGGCATCGCAGTGAGCAATGGGTCCCAGATCCTGGTCTTCAAGGACATGGGTCTGGTCTCACAGGTCTTCGACGAAACCTCTCTCGGCTCCCTCCAGGGCCATATCGCGGTGGGTCATGCCCGCTACTCCACCACCGGAGCCTCGGTGTGGGAGAACGCGCAGCCGACCTTCCGTGCGACGGCCCACGGGTCGATCGCGCTCGGCCACAACGGCAACCTGGTCAATACGGCCCAGCTCGCCAAGATGGTCGCCGAGCTGCCGAAGGAGAACGGCCGTTCCACGCAGGTGGCGGCAACCAACGACACCGACCTGGTGACCGCGCTCCTGGCGGGCCAGAACGATGCCGACGGCAAGCCGCTGACCGTCGAGGAAGCCGCTGCCAAGATCCTCCCGGACGTGAAGGGAGCGTTCTCGCTCGTCTTCATGGACGAGAACACCCTGTACGCGGCCCGCGACATCCAGGGCATCCGTCCGCTGGTGCTCGGCCGCCTGGAGCGTGGCTGGGTGGTGGCATCGGAGTCCGCCGCTCTGGACATCTGCGGCGCCGCCTTCGTCCGCGAGGTCGAACCCGGCGAGCTGATCGCCATCGACGAGAACGGTCTCCGTACCTCGCGATTCGCGGACGCGAACCCCAAGGGTTGTGTCTTCGAGTACGTCTACCTGGCCCGCCCCGACACCGATATCGCGGGCCGGAACGTCTATCTCTCGCGTGTGGAGATGGGCCGGAAACTGGCCGCGGAAGCCCCGGCCGACGCCGATCTGGTGATAGCTACGCCCGAGTCCGGGACACCTGCCGCGATCGGTTACGCCGAGGCCAGCGGTATTCCCTACGGCTCGGGCCTGGTCAAGAACGCCTATGTCGGCCGGACCTTCATCCAGCCCTCCCAGACGATCCGCCAGCTCGGCATCAGGCTCAAGCTCAATCCGCTCAAGGAAGTCATCCGCGGCAAGCGCCTCGTGGTCGTCGACGACTCGATCGTCCGCGGCAACACCCAACGCGCGCTGGTCAAGATGCTCCGCGAGGCCGGTGCCGCGGAGATCCACATCCGGATCTCCTCCCCGCCGGTGAAGTGGCCGTGCTTCTTCGGCATCGACTTCGCGACGCGCGCGGAGCTGATCGCCAACGGCATGTCGGTCGACGAGATCGGCAAGTCGATGGGCGCGGACTCCCTCGCGTACATCTCCATCGACGGCATGATCGAGGCGACCACGATCGCCAAGCCGAAGCTCTGCCGCGCCTGCTTCGACGGCGAGTACCCGATGGATCTGCCCGACCCCGAACTGCTCGGCAAGCAGCTGCTGGAGACCGAGCTGGCCGCCGGACCGGCGAGCACCGCCGCTGCCGACGCGCTCCGTCGCCCGTAA
- the bldC gene encoding developmental transcriptional regulator BldC, whose translation MTARTPDAEPLLTPAEVATMFRVDPKTVTRWAKAGKLTSIRTLGGHRRYREAEVRALLAGIPQQRSEA comes from the coding sequence ATGACCGCTCGCACCCCTGATGCCGAGCCGCTGCTGACCCCGGCTGAGGTTGCCACGATGTTCCGCGTGGACCCGAAGACGGTCACCCGCTGGGCAAAGGCGGGCAAGCTCACGTCCATTCGAACGCTGGGTGGACATCGCCGGTACCGCGAGGCAGAGGTCCGTGCACTGCTCGCGGGTATTCCGCAGCAGCGCAGCGAGGCCTGA